Genomic DNA from Acidobacteriota bacterium:
TATCCACATCAGATGATCGGCGGAGGACGCACCGAACTCGACTGCCATGGCTGCGGAATCCGAATCGGAAAGCTCATCCGCGTGGACGCGCGGGATCAGACCGTTTGCGATCCCGGCCTCCAGAATCCGCCTCCCCTCCTCCGGTCCGAACACTCCTTTCTCGACGAAAACGTCGCAGAATTTCGCAAGGTCCCGGCGGCGGACCTCGGGAAGAATCCGGCCGATGATCTCCTCGATCCACTCTTCCCGTTCCTTCGATTTCGATCGATCGACCTCCGGAGGGAAGTCGTGTGCCGCCAGGCACGTGGCGACGAGACGGACGGGTGAATCCGCTCGAGCCATTTCGATCGCCTCGAGCTGCCGCATTTCGACCTCGAAGTTCAGCCCGTATCCGCTCTTCGCTTCCGCGGTGGTCGTCCCGTATTCGACCATCGTCCGCGCCCGGCGGACGACGTTGGCCGCGAGCTCGTCGAGGGAAGCCTCCCGGGTCGACCGGACGGTCGAAGCGATGCCGCCGCCGCTTTCCGCGATCTCGGTGTAGGTCTCGCCATGGATGCGGCGATTGAACTCCGATTCCCGGTAACCGGCAAACGGCAGGTGGGTGTGGGAGTCGACGAAGCCGGGAACGGCCGTCCCTAGTTCGCCGTCGACTTCATCGAACCCAGCCATCTCGACCGGTAGATCGCGCTCGCGGCCCACCCAGACGATCCGGCCATCGGCCACGGCGATCGCCGCATTTTCCACGGTCAGGAGCGTTCTCATCGCAGGACCGCGGACCGCTTCGTGGCCCACGGGCGTAGCCACCGCGGCGAGATTCCGAATCACGAACGCCCCGGCGGGCGTTCTTTCAGTCGCCATTCTCCGCGGCGATCCGCCTGTGCAACTGCGTCAGCGGCAGTTCGTTTGCTTCCTGCTCGACGTCGAGAGCCAGGACCTGCTGAAAAGTGTCGAGAACCGTCTGGACCTTGTTCCGCACACTCTTCCGCTCGATCTTCATATCCTGAATCACCCTCTCGAGCTCCCCGATCCTGGACATCGCGTGCGAGATCATTTTTTCGGAGAGGAGCTCCGCATCCTTGATGATGAGCTCCGCTTCCCTGCGGGCATTGTTGCGGACATCGTCCGAGACTTTCTGCGCTGCGAGAAGGGTATCCTTGAGAATGCCTTCGCGCTCCTGATTTTCTGCAACGTCCTCACGCAGCATCGAGTTCTCGCGCGCGAGCAACTCGAGTTTTTTGAGGAGCCCTTCGATTTCCTCGGAAACCATGTGAAGAAAGGCACGAACCTCATCCACCGAATAACCGCGAAAGGCCTTGCTGAACGACTGCTTCTGTATCTCGAGCGGTGATATTTCCATCTCTCTCCCTCCACTCCCGAGTCTGAATTATAACCCGATCGGGTCGCGCTGCCGTTCAGGCTAGCCGCGGACGAGCTCGAAAAGAAAGACGCGGATCACATAGATCGCAAGAAGGAGCAGAAGCGGCGACCAGTCGATCCCCGCCGTCCTGCTCGGCGGCAGCAGCCTTCGAAACGGGGCGAGTAAGGGGCGGGTTGCCCTTTCGAAAAAGTCGTTGATGAGGGCGATCGTCTCGAAAAATCTTCGATACTTCCATCTCGCCGAGGATTGCGACATGAAGAAAACGACCCAGGAGAGGATGACCCATATGATCACGAGCCAATAGATGAAGTTGAGGATCCAGAAAACTGCGGCAAGCAATGCGACCCCGACGGCACCCATCACTCACGCTCTCCGAAAATCGCGCGGCCCACCCGGATGATCGTGGCGCCTTCCTCAATTGCTTCTTCGTAGTCGTCGGACATCCCCATGGAGAGATGCGTGGCCTCCTTGCCTGCGATCGGGG
This window encodes:
- the hutI gene encoding imidazolonepropionase yields the protein MATERTPAGAFVIRNLAAVATPVGHEAVRGPAMRTLLTVENAAIAVADGRIVWVGRERDLPVEMAGFDEVDGELGTAVPGFVDSHTHLPFAGYRESEFNRRIHGETYTEIAESGGGIASTVRSTREASLDELAANVVRRARTMVEYGTTTAEAKSGYGLNFEVEMRQLEAIEMARADSPVRLVATCLAAHDFPPEVDRSKSKEREEWIEEIIGRILPEVRRRDLAKFCDVFVEKGVFGPEEGRRILEAGIANGLIPRVHADELSDSDSAAMAVEFGASSADHLMWISERGIKKLAKSSTVANLLPGTSFFLMSDRFAPARRLIDEGAIVSLSTDCNPGSSMTESMQIVMQLATLRMGMAAEEALTAATLNGAASLGIAATTGSLEAGKSADIVVIDAPGYLHLIYHFGVNLVSGVWREGVRVA
- a CDS encoding DivIVA domain-containing protein, with translation MEISPLEIQKQSFSKAFRGYSVDEVRAFLHMVSEEIEGLLKKLELLARENSMLREDVAENQEREGILKDTLLAAQKVSDDVRNNARREAELIIKDAELLSEKMISHAMSRIGELERVIQDMKIERKSVRNKVQTVLDTFQQVLALDVEQEANELPLTQLHRRIAAENGD
- a CDS encoding YggT family protein, producing MGAVGVALLAAVFWILNFIYWLVIIWVILSWVVFFMSQSSARWKYRRFFETIALINDFFERATRPLLAPFRRLLPPSRTAGIDWSPLLLLLAIYVIRVFLFELVRG